In Chitinophagales bacterium, one DNA window encodes the following:
- a CDS encoding EcsC family protein, translating to MTAYETAALQELKRWQRITARGPSPAGQLAKKIQDSMNSVIPEKVHSTLTVAIKEMVRVVLYGAGFTTKKFTAAASLEEKEMKVQAQVDFYKKTAATEGGIAGLGGIFAGIAEFPVLLAIKMKLLFDIASIYGYDVKDYRERLYILYVFQLAFSSPQRRQQVFQRLHNWDEYALHLPRNLQQFDWRTFQQEYRDYIDLAKLAQLLPFIGALVGVMVNYKLLHKLGETAMYAYRMRLFADK from the coding sequence ATGACAGCCTATGAAACCGCAGCACTGCAGGAATTAAAACGCTGGCAACGCATCACTGCCAGAGGGCCGTCGCCGGCCGGGCAACTCGCCAAAAAAATTCAGGATAGCATGAACAGCGTTATTCCTGAAAAAGTACACAGCACCCTCACTGTTGCCATCAAAGAAATGGTACGTGTAGTTTTATACGGCGCCGGTTTCACCACTAAGAAATTTACTGCTGCCGCATCACTGGAAGAAAAGGAGATGAAAGTGCAGGCACAGGTTGATTTCTATAAAAAGACAGCGGCTACGGAAGGCGGCATAGCTGGCCTCGGTGGCATTTTCGCCGGCATTGCGGAATTCCCGGTTTTGCTGGCCATAAAAATGAAACTGCTTTTTGATATTGCAAGCATCTATGGATATGATGTAAAGGATTACAGGGAGAGACTGTACATCTTATATGTCTTTCAGCTTGCGTTCAGCAGTCCGCAACGGCGACAGCAAGTTTTTCAGCGATTGCATAACTGGGATGAATATGCCCTTCATCTGCCGCGCAACCTGCAGCAGTTTGACTGGCGAACCTTTCAACAGGAATACCGCGACTATATCGATCTTGCCAAGTTGGCACAGCTCCTTCCTTTTATCGGTGCATTGGTCGGCGTGATGGTAAACTACAAACTCCTGCACAAATTAGGCGAGACGGCCATGTATGCTTACAGGATGCGATTGTTTGCTGATAAATGA
- a CDS encoding SRPBCC domain-containing protein — protein sequence MKDDLLYDLSVDKAAKTVTIVREFAAELSLVWDAFTKPELLDQWWAPKPWLSRTKAMNFEAGGRRFYAMVSPEGEERWAVQRFTVISPQTHYQFFNAFADKDEHTEPEGSDWDLRFSEANGLTTVTIAIFNESLERMERLIEMGFREGFAMALQNLDVLLEALPRRH from the coding sequence ATGAAAGACGATTTACTTTATGACCTATCCGTTGACAAGGCGGCAAAAACCGTAACCATTGTCAGGGAATTTGCCGCAGAACTTTCTTTGGTTTGGGATGCATTTACAAAACCGGAATTGCTGGATCAATGGTGGGCGCCGAAGCCGTGGCTGTCAAGAACCAAGGCGATGAATTTTGAAGCAGGCGGACGCAGGTTTTATGCTATGGTAAGTCCGGAAGGTGAAGAGCGCTGGGCCGTTCAGCGTTTTACCGTTATCAGTCCGCAGACCCATTATCAGTTCTTTAATGCTTTTGCAGATAAAGATGAGCATACAGAACCGGAAGGATCCGACTGGGATCTGCGTTTCAGCGAAGCCAACGGATTGACAACGGTCACGATTGCCATCTTCAATGAATCACTTGAGCGGATGGAAAGGCTGATAGAAATGGGATTCAGGGAAGGTTTTGCGATGGCCCTGCAAAACCTGGATGTGTTATTGGAGGCATTACCGCGCCGTCATTAG
- a CDS encoding metalloregulator ArsR/SmtB family transcription factor — MKVRRDIYQAIADPTRRAIITLIALQAMTPNALAENFHITRQAISKHLQILTECALVKQEQQGREIYYSLEVQKLKEIDQWLSQFRKIWETRFNQLDKVLSNMKKQKR; from the coding sequence ATGAAAGTAAGACGGGACATTTACCAGGCCATTGCCGACCCGACGCGGCGGGCCATCATTACGCTCATTGCCTTGCAGGCCATGACGCCCAATGCGCTGGCGGAAAACTTTCATATCACGCGGCAGGCGATTTCAAAGCACCTGCAGATTTTGACGGAGTGTGCACTGGTGAAGCAGGAGCAACAAGGCAGGGAGATTTATTACTCGCTGGAGGTGCAGAAGCTGAAAGAGATTGATCAATGGCTCAGCCAGTTCAGAAAAATCTGGGAAACACGTTTCAATCAGTTAGACAAAGTATTATCAAACATGAAAAAACAAAAAAGATGA
- a CDS encoding ATP-dependent helicase — translation MQETNAGSHHSEAFEKELQRLNKNQRLAVESIEGPVLVIAGPGTGKTQIIATRIGQMLATQDAQIQPHNILCLTYTEAGAIAMRKRLLKIIGTDAHRITIETFHAFCNSVIRDNIEYFGRRDLEPLSELERYTVLEAIINELEPSHPLRRLKGEVYFEAGRLQHLFSTMKQEDWTLEHLTDAADRYIADLPLRDEYIYKRDTKDKKKGDLKKDAIAAETEKMELLKSAARLFPVYKMKMEQLGRYDYHDMILWVIEEFRRNETLLRNYQERYQYLLVDEFQDTNGAQNEIITLLTNYWATPNIFCVGDDDQGIYEFQGARIQNIVDFMQRYAAALQTIVLKENYRSTQAILDVAKKVIDNNQLRLAAVKATLSKNLTAALPERSIVTAVPFVHEYANDLQEVAGVAQQVLALQQQGVPLQEIAILYYRHAHAERLLELFEKKSIPFQVNRSVNILELVEVQQLLNILRYIDQELRQPYTNDALLFEIMHSRWLGLHASDIATISFFANSEKKPQPWLLLMKQDKFLASLPLEDRDAIRQFRKTMDHWLSEAKNLTLPMLFEKIINESGYLKWVLMSNDKAWNLQVLHTLFDFVRQEAVRQSGLSLTSLLNMISQMQTHAIRLEVEKTVAARDGVLFSTCHSAKGLEFQHVFLIGTSDNNWEKARSGAKNYALPDTLTFTTEENKVESLRRLFYVGITRAKEGLYISYALQNDNGRQKVASRFVTDTGIVAAAMPVTEDVMVDTLGDLLKATPPPQAAKIEKQLVEQRLQHFALSPSTLNAYLDCPVRFYYETIIRIPHAANDSMAFGSAVHYALQRLFEKMKANNDIFPAKEEMVNDFIGYMLRNKLSFTEKQFANRMELGKQLLPSFYNFYADKWIRTVVLEYFVNDIAVDGVPLKGKLDKIEFAGKEVRVVDYKTGSLMNAQKNKKLNPPDEEHPLGGDYWRQLVFYKILLDNLPAKNWKMHTGIIDFIEEDPKSKSFHQFPLEVTPAAVAFVKEQIKTTYAAIMEHKFYEGCGKEECRWCTFVRNNYSAAAMPVATTED, via the coding sequence ATGCAGGAAACCAATGCAGGCAGCCATCATTCCGAAGCGTTTGAAAAGGAACTGCAACGCCTCAACAAAAATCAACGACTTGCCGTAGAAAGCATTGAAGGCCCGGTGCTCGTAATCGCCGGACCCGGCACCGGCAAAACACAAATCATTGCCACACGCATCGGGCAGATGCTGGCCACGCAGGATGCGCAGATTCAGCCGCATAACATTCTTTGCCTCACCTACACGGAAGCCGGTGCCATTGCCATGCGAAAGCGGCTGCTGAAAATTATCGGTACCGATGCGCACCGGATCACCATAGAAACCTTTCACGCTTTCTGCAACAGCGTGATACGGGATAATATCGAATACTTCGGCAGGCGCGACCTCGAACCGCTGAGTGAACTGGAACGCTACACGGTGCTGGAAGCAATCATCAACGAGCTGGAACCGTCGCATCCTTTGCGAAGGCTGAAAGGTGAGGTATATTTTGAAGCCGGCCGGCTGCAGCACCTTTTCAGCACCATGAAACAGGAAGACTGGACACTGGAACATCTCACCGATGCCGCCGACCGCTATATAGCCGACCTTCCTTTGCGTGATGAATACATTTACAAACGCGATACTAAAGACAAAAAGAAAGGCGATCTGAAAAAGGATGCCATCGCGGCGGAGACGGAAAAGATGGAACTGCTGAAATCAGCAGCACGGCTATTCCCGGTGTATAAAATGAAGATGGAACAACTGGGCCGATATGATTATCACGATATGATCCTGTGGGTGATAGAAGAATTCAGGCGCAACGAAACACTGCTGCGCAATTACCAGGAGCGTTACCAGTATTTGCTCGTAGATGAATTCCAGGACACCAATGGCGCTCAAAATGAAATCATCACGCTGCTGACGAATTATTGGGCAACACCCAACATCTTTTGCGTAGGCGATGATGACCAGGGCATTTATGAGTTCCAGGGCGCACGCATCCAGAATATCGTGGACTTTATGCAACGCTATGCCGCTGCACTGCAAACTATCGTGCTGAAAGAAAATTACCGAAGCACACAGGCCATACTGGATGTGGCAAAAAAAGTGATTGACAATAATCAGTTGCGGCTGGCAGCGGTGAAAGCCACGCTGTCAAAGAATTTAACGGCCGCTCTGCCGGAGAGAAGCATTGTAACGGCGGTTCCGTTTGTACACGAATATGCCAACGACCTGCAGGAAGTGGCCGGTGTTGCACAACAGGTGCTCGCCCTGCAGCAGCAAGGTGTTCCGCTGCAGGAGATTGCGATCTTGTATTACCGGCATGCCCATGCGGAAAGGTTGCTGGAGCTGTTCGAAAAGAAGTCCATTCCTTTCCAGGTCAACCGCAGCGTGAATATTTTAGAACTGGTAGAGGTGCAGCAACTGCTTAATATCCTCCGTTACATCGACCAGGAACTGCGACAGCCTTATACCAACGATGCTCTGCTTTTTGAAATCATGCACAGCCGGTGGCTGGGCTTGCATGCATCCGACATCGCCACCATTTCCTTCTTCGCCAACAGCGAGAAAAAACCGCAGCCCTGGCTGCTGCTGATGAAACAGGATAAATTTCTTGCTTCCCTTCCGCTGGAAGACAGGGATGCCATACGGCAGTTCCGGAAAACCATGGATCATTGGCTGAGTGAAGCAAAAAATCTCACCCTGCCCATGCTCTTCGAAAAAATCATCAATGAGAGCGGTTACCTGAAATGGGTGCTGATGAGCAACGACAAAGCATGGAACCTGCAGGTGCTGCATACGCTGTTTGATTTCGTCAGGCAGGAAGCAGTGCGGCAATCCGGGCTTTCACTTACTTCATTGCTCAACATGATCAGTCAGATGCAAACGCATGCCATCAGGCTGGAGGTGGAGAAGACGGTGGCAGCACGTGATGGTGTTTTGTTTTCAACCTGCCATTCGGCTAAAGGGCTGGAGTTTCAGCATGTATTCCTGATTGGCACAAGCGACAACAATTGGGAGAAAGCGCGCAGCGGCGCAAAAAATTATGCGCTGCCCGATACACTTACCTTCACCACCGAAGAAAACAAAGTGGAATCGCTGCGCCGGCTTTTTTATGTAGGCATCACCCGTGCGAAGGAAGGATTGTATATCAGTTATGCCCTGCAAAATGACAACGGCAGGCAGAAAGTGGCATCACGGTTTGTGACAGATACCGGTATTGTTGCTGCTGCCATGCCGGTAACAGAAGACGTGATGGTTGATACCCTGGGTGATTTACTGAAAGCAACGCCGCCGCCACAGGCAGCTAAAATTGAAAAGCAGCTGGTCGAACAAAGACTGCAACACTTTGCACTCAGTCCGTCCACACTGAATGCCTATCTCGATTGCCCTGTCCGCTTTTACTATGAAACAATTATCCGCATTCCGCATGCCGCCAACGACTCCATGGCATTTGGTTCGGCTGTGCATTACGCACTGCAACGGTTGTTTGAGAAGATGAAAGCGAACAATGATATTTTTCCTGCCAAAGAAGAAATGGTGAATGATTTTATCGGCTACATGTTGCGCAACAAACTTTCGTTCACCGAGAAACAGTTTGCAAACAGGATGGAGCTGGGGAAGCAACTGCTGCCTTCCTTTTATAATTTCTATGCAGATAAATGGATCAGGACTGTAGTACTCGAATATTTTGTGAATGATATTGCGGTGGATGGCGTGCCGCTGAAAGGCAAGCTGGATAAGATTGAATTTGCCGGTAAGGAAGTGAGAGTGGTAGATTATAAGACCGGCAGTTTGATGAATGCTCAGAAAAACAAAAAACTAAATCCTCCTGATGAGGAGCATCCGCTTGGCGGCGATTACTGGCGGCAACTGGTCTTTTATAAAATCCTGCTGGATAACCTTCCTGCTAAAAACTGGAAGATGCATACTGGCATTATTGATTTCATTGAAGAAGATCCGAAGAGCAAATCCTTCCATCAGTTTCCGCTGGAAGTAACACCGGCTGCCGTAGCCTTTGTAAAAGAGCAGATCAAAACCACGTATGCCGCCATTATGGAACATAAATTTTATGAAGGTTGCGGAAAAGAAGAATGCCGGTGGTGCACATTTGTCCGTAACAACTACTCCGCCGCCGCCATGCCGGTTGCCACCACGGAAGACTAA